The region CAGCATTGCTGCCATCACCAGTCGCGCCTTCTCGCCGCCGGAGAGCAGCCGGCACCGTTTCTCGACGTCATCGCCGGAAAAGCCGAAACAGCCGGCCAGCGCTCTGAGCGGCGCCTGTCCAGCCTTGGGAAAGCGTTCCTCCAGCCATTGCAGGATGGTGCTGTCGCCATCGAGCAGGTCCATGGAATGCTGGGCGAAATAGCCGAGCTTGACGCTGGCGCCGAGCGACACGCTGCCCTTGTCCGGCGTGGTGGTGCCGGTGACCAGCTTCAGCAGTGTCGATTTACCGGCGCCATTAATGCCCATGATGCACCAGCGTTCGCGCCGGCGCACCATGAAGTCGAGGCCGTCATAGATCGTCCGGCTGCCGTAGGCCTTGTGGACATTCTTGAGGTTGACGACGTCCTCGCCAGAGCGCGGAGCCGGCAGGAATTCAAAGGCGACGGTCTGGCGGCGGCGCGGCGGCTCGACGCGGTCGATCTTTTCAAGCTTCTTCACCCGGCTTTGAACCTGCGAGGCGTGAGAGGCGCGGGCCTTGAAGCGCTCAATGAACTTAATCTCTTTGGCGAGCATCGCCTGCTGTCGCTCGAATTGGGCTTGCTGCTGCCTCTCGTTCAGCGCCCGCTGCTCTTCATAGAAGCCATAATCGCCGGAATAGGTCGTCAGCGCGCCGCCATCGATCTCGATGATCTTGGTGACGATCCGGTTCATGAACTCGCGGTCATGGGAGGTCATCAGCAGAGCGCCGTCATAGCCTTTCAGGAAATCTTCCAGCCAAATCAGGCTTTCGAGATCGAGATGGTTGCTCGGCTCGTCGAGCAGCATGACGTCCGGGCGCATCAGAAGGATGCGGGCGAGCGCCACGCGCATCTTCCAGCCGCCCGACAGCTTGGCGACATCGCCGTCCATTATCTCCTGGCTGAAGCTAAGCCCCGCAAGGACTTCGCGGGCGCGCCCCTCCAGCGCATAGCCATCGAGCTCCTCGTAGCGCGCCTGCACCTCGCCGTAGCGTTCGATGATCTCATCCAGTTCATCCATCCGGTCCGGATCCGACATGGCCGCCTCGAGCTCACGCAGCTCCGCCGCCACGGCGCTGACCGGTCCTGCCCCTTCCATCACTTCAGCGACGGCCGAACGTCCAGCCATCTCGCCGACATCCTGATCGAAATAGCCGATCGTCATACCCTTCTCGACCGACACCTGCCCCTCGTCCGGCAGTTCCTCGCCGGTGATCATCCGAAAGAGGGTCGTCTTTCCCGCCCCGTTCGGGCCAACAAGACCAATCTTTTCGCCACGGTTCAACGCTGCCGAGGCTTCGATGTAGAGGATGCGGTGACTGTTGGACTTGCTGATATTGTCGAGACGGATCATCTGGAAGACGGCCTGGTTGCTTGCGGGCACCCCCTATGCCACGGGTTGGTGCAGCTGTCACGCAAACCGTCGCATCCTTCCGGCAATCCCCGGCTGCATGACGACGATTTCGAACTGCACGGGGCGAAGTGCAGCAAGCTGCATCATTGGCGCTTCATTACCTTTAAGGAACTGAGCGACGCCTGTCCGACGTCCAAATCGTGCGGTCCCCATACCTTGGGCGCGCTCGTTTTCGAAATGGATGGCAAGCGGTGGAACAATCGGTCACCGTAGAGATTTGATTGCTAGCTCAACAAGAAAGGCGGTTCAGTTGGGTTTGGCCCGAGCGGTCGCAGATGGCATCCGGGGCCGGCATGACGCGAATCTAGGTAGGTCGGCGATAAGTCGAGTAGCCGTTCCGCAGAGTTCACTCCAATACCTGCGAGAATCCCTTCGGGGCATTCTTATCGGACGAGCGGCTGCACGGTTGCGAGAGCATAGT is a window of Sinorhizobium numidicum DNA encoding:
- the abc-f gene encoding ribosomal protection-like ABC-F family protein translates to MIRLDNISKSNSHRILYIEASAALNRGEKIGLVGPNGAGKTTLFRMITGEELPDEGQVSVEKGMTIGYFDQDVGEMAGRSAVAEVMEGAGPVSAVAAELRELEAAMSDPDRMDELDEIIERYGEVQARYEELDGYALEGRAREVLAGLSFSQEIMDGDVAKLSGGWKMRVALARILLMRPDVMLLDEPSNHLDLESLIWLEDFLKGYDGALLMTSHDREFMNRIVTKIIEIDGGALTTYSGDYGFYEEQRALNERQQQAQFERQQAMLAKEIKFIERFKARASHASQVQSRVKKLEKIDRVEPPRRRQTVAFEFLPAPRSGEDVVNLKNVHKAYGSRTIYDGLDFMVRRRERWCIMGINGAGKSTLLKLVTGTTTPDKGSVSLGASVKLGYFAQHSMDLLDGDSTILQWLEERFPKAGQAPLRALAGCFGFSGDDVEKRCRLLSGGEKARLVMAAMLFDPPNFLILDEPTNHLDLDTKEMLIKALSAFEGTMLFVSHDRRFLAALSNRVLELTPEGIQQYGGGYAEYVERTGQEAPGLRG